The sequence below is a genomic window from Gammaproteobacteria bacterium.
TTTATAATAATAAAATTCAAAATACTGATGTTTTTCAAGAAATTCGAGATAAACATTTAAGTTGTGAATATTCGGATACAATCGAATTGACTCCCACATTAGACGCTGCCAATACTCATCTTGAACTGGCAAAAGCATAGCCTCCTGTAGTAGCGAATTACTTATAAAAAGACGATAATCATTACTTAAACAATTTTTAGGTATACGTTCAACAAAAACTTCCAATGAAGGCGGAGTTACTCCATCAATCATAGAAAAATTGTTTTTTCCATGCAAATCCCAAATGTGAGTTTTCCAATACGGATCTAATTTTACTGAGGCTTTACATCCATCTGAAAAACCATGTTCAGCTATTGACCCAGGGTCACTATGACGGGGAGTTTGCCTAAAACGACCGTAACGATTTAAACTGTAAAAATAGTTTGTATGAATATCGTATTGAATAAATTGCATATAGCGATTAACTGCTCTATCCGACATTTCTCCAAGTGATGCAGTATTAATAACGACATCAAATGATTCATTAAATAAAGTATGAATTAGAGAAATTGGAATAAAAATAAAATCATAATCTGCTCCAAAATTTGAATTGAGCGATGTTGACTGTAAGTTGAAATCTTTAGTAACAAATAAAATTTTTGAATCAGGAAAATTACTAGCTATGAATAAATAACTG
It includes:
- a CDS encoding hypothetical protein (Evidence 5 : Unknown function), producing the protein MSDRAVNRYMQFIQYDIHTNYFYSLNRYGRFRQTPRHSDPGSIAEHGFSDGCKASVKLDPYWKTHIWDLHGKNNFSMIDGVTPPSLEVFVERIPKNCLSNDYRLFISNSLLQEAMLLPVQDEYWQRLMWESIRLYPNIHNLNVYLEFLEKHQYFEFYYYKELYEKCFAG